In Microbulbifer elongatus, the DNA window GTCATTGGCCTGCAGCGCGTAGAGAGAAAGCAGCCCCTGATTGACACAACGGGTGATGAGGTGGGCGGTTGTCGCCTGCTGCTGCTCGCGCACCTTGCGATAGTGATCCAGACCATAGAGGCCGGTGATGACGAGAACGATCACCAAGGCGATCAGTGGGTAAATTTTTTTCAAGAGCCTGGCTACTGAGAAATGTTGCGTGGATTACTTTTTATCGCTCGGCGGCAGCAAAATTTTTACGGCCGTCTCTTCCACTTCCCTGTCGGCAGTCTGATTCACACGGGTATCCAGTTCCCGCGGCGCAGCCTGCAAACGGATTTCATCTTTGAAACCGCAGGCCACACATTCACGATAATTCTTGTCACCCAGCCTGTAGTTGACGATTTTATCCATCTCACTACAGCGCGGGCACACAGCGCCGGCAATAAACCGGCGCTTTACGGGCTTGTCAAATTCGTCGCTCAAAAGTTACCTCTTTTTACCTCGTTCACTCGATTCCCGAGTGGCGTAACAGCGCATCGATAGTGGGCGCGCGCCCGCGAAATTCTGCGAACAGGTCCTGCGCATCCCGGCTGCCTCCCTGCTCCAGCACCGTGGTTAGAAACTTATTGCCGGTGGCCGGATCAAAAATCCCGGTTTCCTCAAACAGGGAAAACGCATCCGCGCTCAGCACTTCCGCCCATTTGTAGCTGTAATAGCCCGCCGCATAGCCACCAGCGAAAATATGGCTGAAACTGTTCTGGAAGCGGTTGTCCGGAGACACCGGTACCACCGACACTCTCGCCCGCACCTCATTGATCAGCCGTTGAATCTCATCGGCGTTGGCGCCTTCCGGGCGCGAGTGCAGCAGGAAGTCGAACAGGGCAAATTCCAGCTGACGCACCGTGAACATGGCGGACTGGAAGTTCTTCGCGGCGAGCATTTTATCCAATAATGCCTGCGGCAGGGGTTCCCCTGTCTCAAAATGCCCGGAAATCATCGCCAGCGCCGCCGGCTCCCAGCACCAGTTCTCCAGAAACTGGCTGGGCAGCTCCACCGCGTCCCAGGCCACCCCGTTGATCCCGGATACCGCCGCCACATCCACCTGGGTGAGCATATGGTGCAGGCCGTGGCCAAATTCGTGGAACAGGGTGGTGACCTCGTAGTGGGTCAGCAGCGCCGGCTTATCTTTGGATGGGCTAGAAAAATTGCACACCAGATAGGCCACCGGCAGCTGCAGGCCCGCCAATGTCTGGCGGCGCACCCGCGCGTCGTCCATCCACGCGCCGCCGCGCTTTTTCTCGCGGGCATAGGGGTCGAGATAGAAGCCGGCGATGGGCTCACCGCCGCGCTTCAGCCAGTAGAAATGCACATCTTCGTGGTAGCTGGGCACGCTGTCATCGCGCTCCGCCACCACCCCAAACAGCTTTTCCGCCACTGCAAACAGGCCGCACAGCACCTTCGGATAGGGGAAATACGGGCGCAGGTCTTCCTGGCTGACGGCATAGCAGGATTGCTTGAGCTTCTCTGCCGCCCAGGCCACGTCCCAGGGCTGCAGTTTGTCGAGGCCCAGTTCATCGGCCGCAAACGCCTGCAGCTCCGTGAACTCCTTCACCGCGGCGGGTTTGGCGCGCTTGGCCAGATCCCACAGGAAAGTCTCCACCTCTTCGGTAGAGCCCGCCATCTTGCTCGCCAGGGAGCGCTCCGCATAATTGGCCATACCCAGCAGGTGCGCCTGCTCGGCACGCAGGGACAGGATCTCCGCCATCACATTGGCGTTATCGAACTCACCCGCATTGGGGCCCACATCCGACGCGCGGGTGATAAATCCGCAGTGCATCTTGTGGCGCAGCTCGCGGTTCTCTGCGTGGGTCATCACTGCCAGAAAGCAGGGGCCATCCAGCGTCAGTCGCCAGCCCTGTTCGCCCTTTGATTCCGCCAGTGCCTTCGCCGAGGCCAGCGCGGATTCGGGGATACCCGCCAGCTCGGCCTCGTCGGCGACTGTCAGGCTCCAGGCGTTGGTGGCATCCAGCACGTTGTTGGCAAACTTGCTCTTGAGCTCCGCCAGCCGCTTGCTGATGGCAGCGTAGCGCTCGCGCTTTTCGCCCTCCAGCGCCACACCGCCGAGATGCATATCCCGCAGGCCGTGACGCACCGCCTGTTGGCGCGCCTGTGGCCAGTTGGCGAAATCCGGGGACTTAGCCAGGGCGCGGTATACCGCGTACAGCTCCGGGTTCTGCCCCAGCTCGGTCCAGTACTCGGTCACCTGCGCCAGGCACGCCTCGTAGGGCGCGCGCCAGTCGCCGCTCAGTACACTGTTGAGGTGCGACACCGGTGAGAATGCCTTGCTCAAGGCGTCCTGAGCCTCCTCCAGGGGCGCCATGGTTTGATCCCAGTTCGGCTCAGAACCGGCATTATGCAGGCAGGCTTGCAGCTGTTCGCGGCAGTTGGCGATCAGTTCCGCGATGGCAGGCTCGGCGTGCTCGGGTTTCACGGTATCGAACGGCGGCAGCACCGGATCGGTCAGCAGCGGGTTGGTGGAGGCAGAGTCAGACATCGGAATTCCTTGTCGCGGGGCAACCGGCAACGGGGCACAGATCGCGGGGACGGGTTAACATATGCCGAGTATTCTAGTGGATAGCAGGAACACCTTGCACCACAGCACCTTGCGTACTTACACCTTGCACGAATAGCCGGAGATCAGCCTTGTCCAACGTCGAGTCCACCGAACACACCCTGCGCGAACACCGCGGCCACCGCCCCAGGCTTGGCGAGCGGGTATTTATCGACCCCCAGTGCACGGTAATAGGCGACGTTGAGCTGGGCGACGACTGCTCCGTTTGGCCGATGACCGTGATCCGCGGCGACATGCACCGGGTGCGCATCGGTGCCCGCACCAGCGTGCAGGATGGTTCGGTACTGCATATCACCCACGCCAGCGACTTCAACCAGGGCGGCTGGCCACTCACCATCGGCGAGGACGTCACCATCGGCCACAAGGCCTGCCTGCACGGCTGCACCGTGGGCAATCGGGTGCTGATCGGGATTGGCGCCATCGTGCTGGACGGCGCGGTGATCGAAGACGAGGTGGTGCTGGCCGCCGGCGCCCTGGTGCCGCCGGGGAAGCGGCTGGAAAGCGGCTACCTCTATGTGGGTTCACCGGCGAAACAGGCGCGGCCGCTGACCGAGAAAGAAAAGTCTTTCTTTACCTATACCGCCGGTAACTACGTAAAACTCAAAGATGAGTACCTTTAATAGGATAACTCAGACTTTAAACTGTTATCCATTTCGACTTCATTCGAGAAAGAAATTCGCATACTTCCCCGGCTGGCCAGCTGTTCGGTTTCGGCATGGATGAACTGGTAAGGCTGACCGACACGGCGGCCAAGCGGGGGCCGACCTCGGCGCTACAGCGCCAGATCGAGCAGATCAGCCGGATGCCGAGGAACCGGCAGAAGATGATTGCGGAGGTGCTGGAGGCGCTGATCAAGCAGCAGTCGGCTTGATCAAACGACAAAGCCCCGCCGGGATCACCAGCGGGGCTTTGTGTGAGAGTCCAGAAACGGCCGCAAATCTAATGGGCGATTTCTTTTCCTTGATTTTTAATTTTAATGCTCGCGTAATGAGTCATTATTAGGTAAATAATTACCTGGATAACAATACTGACCACCAGCGCAAACACCAAACCAAAGACAGGGATCAATAAAATAAAAATTGGAATGTAAAGAGCCAGCGCAAACGATATTAACCATCTCCACAAACTAGACATTACTAGCCGACTTTTACAGGCCGAGCAAACCTTTACTGCCCCCCAGTTCAACGCTCTCTTATCCTTTAGGCTCAAAGTTTTCTCCGAGCAATTCGGGCACTCATACCGCATTATGGGCCTCCCGTTCCTGATACCGCTCCAGACAAAATTGAATGGGCATCTCTTACCCCACTGTCATAAACATTCAACGCTCGACCAAACGTCGCCACTCCAAACATCCCTGCACCAATTCCAATACCATACTTTCCAAGCCGTCGTGTTAAAAGGCCGGTAGCAAGGAGCTGGACACCCTGCCTACCAGCAAAGTAGGCCTTGTTATTGGAAATGGCTTGCGCAATTTCGCTATGTACTGCGCTTCTAAAAGAGCTCATCTGCCCATCAATTTCTAATTGCGGGTTACGGTAGTAGAGGTACGCCGCAGCAGTAATTGCAGCATCTGCTTGTGCTGCATATTGCTGCTCTTCAGGCCCGTATTTGCCGGAAAGGGCTTCGTAATGCCAAAGAACTCTGAATAAGTCTCCAAAGTAACCAGAGGCTCCTGCATATATGTTGCTGAGAACGCCTCCCTCTTTTGTGGCCGTAACTCCCACACACTCGTACTCAACCCCGCAATTTTTATCCGCCTGCCCCTTCGCCTTCTCCGTATGTTTTACTTTTTCCGAACTTCCAGTTCCTGAAATAGTCCCGGAGTAGTACCCATTGCTAACATTACCCGAGTAAACAATCGATATTAAGTACGCCATGTCCTCATCCGATATATTCGGATCACCACACTCTAGTTCCCACTGCGCCCACAAGACGCCAGCGCTTTCGGCGGTGGCATTTGCGCAGATCGTATTCCCCGTAGGGTCCGTATAACTCAACGGGCTATTCAATACATAACTGTAACGATTCCAGTTCTGGCTATACGTGGGCGCCTGTACAATCGGATCAGGGCTCAGAAAACGTCCCAATGTAGGATCAAAGACACGCCCATTCATATGGATTAGCCCGGTCCTATCCAGATGCTCATGGCCGGTGAAGCCTCGGCGGGTGCTTATGCCCTGCGCTTGGAACAATGCGTCAAGCTCTGCTTTGGTCAACTCCGCGCTCCATTCAATATTCCGGCGCGCTCCGAAGGGTTCGAATGCAGTATCGAGGATCAGATTGCCGCTTTCGTCAGTAACCTTTTCGATGGAGCCCAAGTGATCTCGATGTAAATACTCTGTAAACTCCTCTTCGCCTCCCGCGTGTCGATAGGCCGCAATGTGTAAGACATTGCTGTCCAACCGGGTCTTCTCGATACGCTCGTAGTCTGGGTCATTTGCAGGCAGTTGCTCTTCGAAATTACCAAGAATAAACGCGCGCTCTGTACGCATTAACTGCGCACCTTCATCCCACCAGCTGGTTTCACGGTAATACCGGCTGCCGTTTGGTCCATATTGGAACCTGTCGCGCGCTGTGGGCGTGCTGCTTGATTGACTATCTGCGAGCACTATCTCTGTGGGTAACTGCCGCGCATTCCAGGTGATCCATTTGTCGTCGCCAGATGCTGCGTCGTAACGGGTTATGGCTCCGTTCTTGTCGTAATGGAGCGTGTGAGCGACGCCATTGATGTCTACGTTACTGACCGCGTTAGTCCCTGCATTCTGAGTCTGGCCATATTGGTAGCCCGTGACTTGAGCGTCACCCTGATGGCTGCTGGTTTTGCTGAGAATATTGCCGAGGTTGTCATACGTAGCACCAAGGGCTCGTGTAACACCATCGGCGAGCAGAATATCGCTATCAGTTAGGCGGTTCAGGCTGTCGTAGGTAAAGGTTTCTGTTTGTTGCTGAGCGCCGCTCGCATTTTTGATGAATCGACTTTCCAAAGTGCCATTGGAACGCCATCCGTAAT includes these proteins:
- a CDS encoding YheV family putative zinc ribbon protein translates to MSDEFDKPVKRRFIAGAVCPRCSEMDKIVNYRLGDKNYRECVACGFKDEIRLQAAPRELDTRVNQTADREVEETAVKILLPPSDKK
- a CDS encoding M3 family metallopeptidase, with translation MSDSASTNPLLTDPVLPPFDTVKPEHAEPAIAELIANCREQLQACLHNAGSEPNWDQTMAPLEEAQDALSKAFSPVSHLNSVLSGDWRAPYEACLAQVTEYWTELGQNPELYAVYRALAKSPDFANWPQARQQAVRHGLRDMHLGGVALEGEKRERYAAISKRLAELKSKFANNVLDATNAWSLTVADEAELAGIPESALASAKALAESKGEQGWRLTLDGPCFLAVMTHAENRELRHKMHCGFITRASDVGPNAGEFDNANVMAEILSLRAEQAHLLGMANYAERSLASKMAGSTEEVETFLWDLAKRAKPAAVKEFTELQAFAADELGLDKLQPWDVAWAAEKLKQSCYAVSQEDLRPYFPYPKVLCGLFAVAEKLFGVVAERDDSVPSYHEDVHFYWLKRGGEPIAGFYLDPYAREKKRGGAWMDDARVRRQTLAGLQLPVAYLVCNFSSPSKDKPALLTHYEVTTLFHEFGHGLHHMLTQVDVAAVSGINGVAWDAVELPSQFLENWCWEPAALAMISGHFETGEPLPQALLDKMLAAKNFQSAMFTVRQLEFALFDFLLHSRPEGANADEIQRLINEVRARVSVVPVSPDNRFQNSFSHIFAGGYAAGYYSYKWAEVLSADAFSLFEETGIFDPATGNKFLTTVLEQGGSRDAQDLFAEFRGRAPTIDALLRHSGIE
- a CDS encoding gamma carbonic anhydrase family protein, which translates into the protein MSNVESTEHTLREHRGHRPRLGERVFIDPQCTVIGDVELGDDCSVWPMTVIRGDMHRVRIGARTSVQDGSVLHITHASDFNQGGWPLTIGEDVTIGHKACLHGCTVGNRVLIGIGAIVLDGAVIEDEVVLAAGALVPPGKRLESGYLYVGSPAKQARPLTEKEKSFFTYTAGNYVKLKDEYL
- a CDS encoding RHS repeat domain-containing protein, translating into MRTEERVLDENGALAETQVREHFYLVTGDLDEVVDAKGATEEVSTNYTYYGSGQLRTVTVIGDTENFVSSFTYDHAGYRTQLTDPNLGSVKSVYNALGQLINQTDNKGQAVDYHYDKLGRLRFQVDGDGVSEWTYDPTNGIGLIGGRRYVEGGLWQNDVITGGTEVFKETYTYNGKSQLQRLTSELQAAGLSRSYQHNYDYYGTGDGRLKSITYPNGAGVTYDYGSDQRGYLHELRDHNEVPIKTFNQINARGQVEEEVYGNGLITSRSYDSKSGRLTNINTGGGSIQNNDYGWRSNGTLESRFIKNASGAQQQTETFTYDSLNRLTDSDILLADGVTRALGATYDNLGNILSKTSSHQGDAQVTGYQYGQTQNAGTNAVSNVDINGVAHTLHYDKNGAITRYDAASGDDKWITWNARQLPTEIVLADSQSSSTPTARDRFQYGPNGSRYYRETSWWDEGAQLMRTERAFILGNFEEQLPANDPDYERIEKTRLDSNVLHIAAYRHAGGEEEFTEYLHRDHLGSIEKVTDESGNLILDTAFEPFGARRNIEWSAELTKAELDALFQAQGISTRRGFTGHEHLDRTGLIHMNGRVFDPTLGRFLSPDPIVQAPTYSQNWNRYSYVLNSPLSYTDPTGNTICANATAESAGVLWAQWELECGDPNISDEDMAYLISIVYSGNVSNGYYSGTISGTGSSEKVKHTEKAKGQADKNCGVEYECVGVTATKEGGVLSNIYAGASGYFGDLFRVLWHYEALSGKYGPEEQQYAAQADAAITAAAYLYYRNPQLEIDGQMSSFRSAVHSEIAQAISNNKAYFAGRQGVQLLATGLLTRRLGKYGIGIGAGMFGVATFGRALNVYDSGVRDAHSILSGAVSGTGGP